From a single Streptomyces sp. 1331.2 genomic region:
- a CDS encoding Fur family transcriptional regulator: MSDLLERLRGRGWRLTSQRRVVAEVLDGEHVHLTADEVHARAAERLPEISRATVYNTLGELVTLGEVIEVSTDGRAKRYDPNAHRPHQHLICTGCGAIRDVHPLGNPLADLPAEQRFGFTVSQAEVTYRGLCPRCAG, translated from the coding sequence ATGAGTGACCTGCTGGAGCGGCTGCGCGGGCGCGGCTGGCGCCTCACGTCCCAGCGGCGTGTCGTGGCCGAGGTCCTGGACGGCGAGCACGTGCACCTGACCGCGGACGAGGTGCACGCCCGGGCGGCCGAGCGCCTCCCGGAGATCTCCCGGGCGACGGTCTACAACACCCTCGGCGAGCTGGTCACGCTCGGCGAGGTCATCGAGGTCTCCACCGACGGCCGCGCCAAGCGCTACGACCCCAACGCCCACCGCCCGCACCAGCACCTGATCTGCACCGGCTGCGGCGCCATCCGGGACGTCCACCCGCTCGGCAACCCGCTCGCCGACCTCCCGGCGGAGCAGCGCTTCGGATTCACCGTCTCGCAGGCCGAGGTCACCTACCGGGGGCTCTGCCCGCGCTGCGCGGGCTGA
- the stsA gene encoding StsA family sactipeptide RiPP, whose amino-acid sequence MHESAWIKPEIAPVDFDAEMGCACACGALAGSGSGQSDS is encoded by the coding sequence ATGCACGAGAGCGCCTGGATCAAGCCGGAGATCGCCCCGGTCGACTTCGACGCGGAGATGGGCTGCGCCTGCGCCTGCGGCGCCCTGGCCGGTTCCGGCAGCGGCCAGTCCGACTCCTGA
- a CDS encoding S24/S26 family peptidase — protein MRHTPEGPSEAIVLRAVLAAAGRARLRTRGESMLPAIVPGTVVTVEALPLPRVVPGDVVAAAVGARIIVHRVVATAPDVLLTAGDNLPLLDPVVGPDGYLGVVPEYRAAVPPRQPDLSALGPPPRDHHRDHQHDDGPGRTRLLVPGPVAGHRSTGLDVRQCERPERPERPGCLAGPVIGISPFGALPPEALDTVLRAAGGRDLTLLVGYSFGYPQAADGGRPLLPPDSADLHVRFGSPLDPPGLAATLDFAADRVRALRPTPPAVAPPAVARPAATTPPVAAPPVAAALASAARTAAAALAAATPLTDTHGGCPR, from the coding sequence GTGCGGCACACGCCTGAGGGACCGTCGGAGGCGATCGTGCTGCGCGCCGTGCTCGCCGCCGCCGGGAGGGCGAGACTGCGGACCCGCGGCGAGAGCATGCTGCCGGCCATCGTGCCGGGGACGGTCGTCACCGTGGAAGCCCTGCCGCTGCCCCGGGTCGTCCCGGGCGACGTGGTCGCCGCCGCCGTCGGCGCACGGATCATCGTGCACCGGGTGGTGGCGACCGCCCCGGACGTCCTGCTGACCGCGGGCGACAACCTTCCGCTGCTCGACCCCGTGGTGGGGCCGGACGGCTACCTGGGCGTGGTGCCCGAGTACCGCGCCGCGGTGCCGCCGCGGCAGCCCGACCTCTCGGCGCTCGGGCCGCCTCCGCGCGACCACCACCGCGACCACCAGCACGACGACGGCCCGGGCCGTACCCGGCTGTTGGTCCCCGGCCCGGTGGCCGGACACCGGTCGACGGGCCTGGACGTCCGACAGTGCGAGCGCCCCGAGCGCCCCGAGCGCCCCGGGTGCCTCGCCGGGCCGGTGATCGGGATCTCCCCGTTCGGCGCCCTGCCGCCCGAGGCGCTGGACACCGTGCTGCGCGCCGCCGGAGGGCGCGACCTCACCCTCCTGGTGGGGTACTCCTTCGGCTACCCGCAGGCGGCCGACGGCGGACGGCCGCTGCTGCCGCCCGACAGCGCCGACCTGCACGTCCGCTTCGGCAGCCCGCTCGACCCGCCCGGCCTGGCCGCCACGCTGGACTTCGCGGCCGACCGCGTCCGCGCCCTGCGGCCCACCCCGCCTGCCGTCGCCCCGCCTGCCGTCGCCCGGCCGGCCGCGACCACGCCGCCGGTCGCCGCCCCGCCGGTCGCCGCCGCGCTGGCCTCGGCCGCCCGGACCGCCGCTGCCGCGCTGGCCGCCGCCACCCCGCTGACCGACACCCACGGAGGGTGCCCCCGATGA
- a CDS encoding ABC transporter permease, giving the protein MTVEIPETAETAETPDAAATTKDAPATAVARQAEAGRRTWQHDVLAVLYREYCLLTRNRTNLLLAITPSAVYLLLFATSLSRLIGDVRYQGRPFGYAEFTVPALLLSSMLAAATTAGASLFQERMGNMDVELWSYPLRRGSYITAKLTAGAVLVLAQTLAALALAGVLFSFRWPADHWAALLLATVLASVAFNGLYLLLATAFKDFQRFTVTINVLAPVLLFAAPSFYPVEQMAPLLRWLSWADPVTYGIRCLRDAALFGFGTAWPWMLVLAGIALATGALITRSMVRQARRL; this is encoded by the coding sequence GTGACCGTTGAGATCCCTGAGACCGCCGAGACCGCCGAGACCCCTGACGCTGCTGCGACCACCAAGGACGCTCCCGCCACCGCCGTAGCACGGCAGGCCGAGGCGGGGCGGAGGACCTGGCAGCACGACGTCCTCGCGGTGCTCTACCGGGAGTACTGCCTGCTCACCCGCAACCGGACCAACCTGCTCCTCGCCATCACCCCCAGCGCCGTCTACCTGCTGCTGTTCGCCACCTCGCTGTCGCGGCTGATCGGCGACGTCCGGTACCAGGGGCGGCCCTTCGGCTACGCCGAGTTCACCGTCCCGGCCCTGCTGCTCTCCTCGATGCTGGCCGCGGCGACCACGGCCGGTGCCTCGCTGTTCCAGGAGCGGATGGGGAACATGGACGTCGAGCTGTGGTCGTACCCGCTGCGGCGCGGCAGCTACATCACGGCCAAACTCACGGCCGGAGCCGTGCTCGTCCTGGCCCAGACCCTGGCGGCGCTGGCCCTGGCCGGTGTCCTGTTCTCCTTCCGCTGGCCGGCCGACCACTGGGCGGCGCTGCTGCTGGCGACCGTGCTGGCCTCGGTCGCCTTCAACGGTCTCTACCTCCTGCTGGCGACGGCCTTCAAGGACTTCCAGCGGTTCACGGTCACCATCAACGTCCTGGCGCCCGTCCTGCTCTTCGCCGCCCCGTCGTTCTACCCGGTGGAACAGATGGCCCCGCTGCTGCGCTGGCTGTCCTGGGCCGACCCGGTCACCTACGGCATCCGCTGCCTGCGGGACGCGGCCCTGTTCGGGTTCGGGACGGCCTGGCCGTGGATGCTGGTGCTGGCCGGCATCGCGCTGGCCACCGGTGCGCTGATCACCCGTTCGATGGTGCGGCAGGCCCGCCGCCTCTGA
- the katG gene encoding catalase/peroxidase HPI produces the protein MSDIHDATGVEAKAEGCPVNHGRAPHPTQGGGNRQWWPERLNLKILAKNPAVANPLGADFDYAAAFSALDLPAVKRDIQEVLTSSQDWWPADYGNYGPFMIRMAWHSAGTYRISDGRGGAGGGQQRFAPLNSWPDNASLDKARRLLWPVKKKYGRSLSWADLMILAGNVALEGMGFRTFGFGGGRVDEWEPDEDVYWGPETTWLGDERYTGDRELENPLAAVQMGLIYVNPEGPNGNPDPIAAARDIRETFYRMAMNDEETVALIAGGHTFGKTHGAGPADNVGPDPEAAPIEQQGLGWKSAFGTGVGVDAITSGLEGAWTPTPVTWDNSFFETLFGYEWELTKSPAGAHQWKPKDGAGEGTVPDAHDPSKRHVPIMLTTDLSLRFDPVYEPISRRFLENPDQFADAFARAWYKLTHRDMGPVVRYLGPEVPSEHLLWQDPLPQASYQQVEAADVADLKRRISATGLSVAELVSTAWAAASSFRSSDKRGGANGGRIRLQPQIGWEVNEPDRLASVLRTLEGVQKDFNAQGGGKQVSLADLVVLAGGVGVEQAAKAAGLAVEVPFAPGRVDASQEQTDTESFAALEPKADGFRNWVGKGNRLPAEYLLLDKANLLGLSAPELTVLVGGLRVLGANHGGSTHGVLTATPGVLTNDFFVNLLDLDTRWAPTSEDSHTFEARDAAGKVTWTGTRADLVFGSNAELRAVAEVYASDDAKEKFVTDFVAAWVKVMNADRFDLV, from the coding sequence ATGTCTGACATCCACGATGCAACTGGCGTAGAGGCGAAGGCGGAGGGCTGCCCGGTGAACCACGGGCGTGCGCCGCACCCCACCCAGGGCGGCGGGAACCGCCAGTGGTGGCCGGAACGGCTCAACCTGAAGATCCTTGCCAAGAACCCCGCCGTGGCCAATCCGCTCGGTGCGGACTTCGACTACGCGGCGGCCTTCAGCGCGCTCGACCTCCCCGCCGTCAAGCGGGACATCCAGGAGGTCCTCACCAGCTCCCAGGACTGGTGGCCGGCCGACTACGGCAACTACGGCCCGTTCATGATCCGGATGGCCTGGCACAGTGCCGGCACCTACCGGATCAGCGACGGCCGCGGCGGCGCCGGCGGCGGCCAGCAGCGCTTCGCCCCGCTGAACAGCTGGCCCGACAACGCCAGCCTGGACAAGGCCCGCCGCCTGCTGTGGCCGGTGAAGAAGAAGTACGGCCGCAGCCTCTCCTGGGCCGACCTGATGATCCTCGCCGGCAACGTCGCCCTGGAGGGCATGGGCTTCCGGACCTTCGGGTTCGGCGGCGGCCGGGTCGACGAGTGGGAGCCCGACGAGGACGTCTACTGGGGCCCGGAGACCACCTGGCTCGGCGACGAGCGCTACACCGGCGACCGCGAGCTGGAGAACCCGCTCGCCGCCGTCCAGATGGGCCTCATCTACGTCAACCCCGAGGGCCCCAACGGCAACCCGGACCCGATCGCCGCCGCCCGCGACATCCGCGAGACCTTCTACCGGATGGCGATGAACGACGAGGAGACCGTCGCGCTGATCGCCGGCGGCCACACGTTCGGCAAGACCCACGGCGCCGGCCCGGCCGACAACGTCGGCCCGGACCCGGAGGCCGCCCCGATCGAGCAGCAGGGCCTCGGCTGGAAGAGCGCCTTCGGCACCGGCGTCGGTGTCGACGCGATCACCAGCGGCCTGGAGGGCGCCTGGACGCCCACCCCGGTCACCTGGGACAACAGCTTCTTCGAGACCCTGTTCGGCTACGAGTGGGAGCTCACCAAGAGCCCGGCCGGTGCCCACCAGTGGAAGCCGAAGGACGGCGCCGGCGAGGGCACCGTCCCGGACGCCCACGACCCGAGCAAGCGGCACGTCCCGATCATGCTGACCACCGACCTGTCGCTGCGGTTCGACCCGGTCTACGAGCCGATCTCCCGGCGCTTCCTGGAGAACCCGGACCAGTTCGCGGACGCCTTCGCCCGCGCCTGGTACAAGCTCACCCACCGCGACATGGGCCCGGTCGTCCGCTACCTCGGCCCCGAGGTCCCGAGCGAGCACCTTCTCTGGCAGGACCCGCTGCCGCAGGCCTCCTACCAGCAGGTCGAGGCGGCCGACGTCGCCGACCTCAAGCGGCGGATCAGCGCCACCGGCCTGTCGGTGGCCGAACTGGTCTCCACCGCCTGGGCGGCGGCCTCCTCCTTCCGCTCCAGCGACAAGCGCGGCGGCGCCAACGGCGGCCGCATCCGGCTGCAGCCGCAGATCGGCTGGGAGGTCAACGAGCCCGACCGGCTCGCCTCGGTGCTGCGCACCCTGGAGGGCGTGCAGAAGGACTTCAACGCGCAGGGCGGTGGCAAGCAGGTCTCGCTGGCCGACCTCGTGGTGCTGGCCGGCGGCGTCGGCGTCGAGCAGGCGGCCAAGGCGGCCGGCCTCGCCGTCGAGGTGCCGTTCGCGCCCGGCCGGGTGGACGCCTCGCAGGAGCAGACCGACACCGAGTCCTTCGCCGCGCTGGAGCCGAAGGCCGACGGCTTCCGCAACTGGGTCGGCAAGGGCAACCGGCTGCCGGCCGAGTACCTGCTGCTCGACAAGGCGAACCTGCTGGGCCTGAGCGCCCCCGAGCTGACCGTCCTGGTCGGCGGCCTGCGCGTGCTCGGCGCCAACCACGGCGGGTCCACGCACGGCGTGCTCACCGCGACCCCCGGCGTGCTGACGAACGACTTCTTCGTCAACCTGCTGGACCTGGACACCCGTTGGGCGCCCACCTCGGAGGACTCGCACACCTTCGAGGCGCGGGACGCCGCCGGCAAGGTCACCTGGACCGGCACCCGGGCCGACCTGGTCTTCGGCTCCAACGCCGAACTGCGGGCCGTCGCCGAGGTGTACGCGAGCGACGACGCCAAGGAGAAGTTCGTGACGGACTTCGTCGCGGCCTGGGTCAAGGTCATGAACGCGGACCGCTTCGACCTGGTCTGA
- a CDS encoding PqqD family protein, which produces MRYRIDPEVVWTPSDGEVRLYSARIGEFQTLNSTAAEIWILLSEDRSAEDATAELIRRYGATSPAQQALITRDIQEFVGRLVAEGLVQEESGAAHA; this is translated from the coding sequence ATGCGTTACCGGATCGACCCCGAGGTCGTGTGGACCCCCTCCGACGGCGAAGTGCGGCTCTACTCCGCCCGGATCGGCGAGTTCCAGACCCTCAACAGCACTGCCGCCGAGATCTGGATCCTGCTCTCCGAGGACCGCTCGGCGGAGGATGCCACCGCCGAACTCATCCGGCGGTACGGCGCCACCAGCCCCGCGCAGCAGGCACTGATCACCCGTGACATCCAGGAGTTCGTGGGCCGGCTGGTCGCGGAGGGGCTGGTCCAGGAGGAGTCCGGTGCGGCACACGCCTGA
- a CDS encoding ABC transporter ATP-binding protein, producing MTAAVHAENLVKRYEGMQRNAVDGLSFSIEPGEVVGLLGPNGAGKTTLTKLLCGAAVPTGGRITVFGAGPSAHGGRAKLDIGVVHQSAPFDMMLTVLDNLRIAAVLKGVRWRNARPACYELLDALGLKDALSQLVFTLSGGEKRRLQVVRALLGRPRLLLLDEPSAGLDVSGRRRIWELLRELREQDGTTVLWTSHYVEELERNCARVLIVDRGRLLEHGSPADLAERFGHQTALVRPVDPEDSARLAGLAEQAGLRAVAADGAVRITGRGVRDLLPGVMARLGSPEGRSAPVEFRTPSLEDAFLELVENRRDR from the coding sequence ATGACCGCCGCCGTACACGCCGAGAACCTCGTCAAGCGGTACGAGGGCATGCAGCGCAACGCCGTCGACGGACTCTCCTTCAGCATCGAACCGGGGGAGGTCGTCGGACTCCTCGGACCGAACGGCGCGGGGAAGACCACGCTCACCAAGCTGCTCTGCGGCGCCGCCGTCCCCACCGGGGGCCGGATCACCGTGTTCGGTGCCGGGCCCTCGGCGCACGGCGGGCGGGCCAAGCTCGACATCGGGGTCGTCCACCAGTCCGCGCCCTTCGACATGATGCTGACCGTCCTGGACAACCTGCGGATCGCCGCCGTCCTCAAGGGCGTTCGCTGGCGCAACGCCCGACCGGCCTGCTACGAACTGCTCGACGCCCTCGGCCTCAAGGACGCGCTCTCCCAGCTGGTCTTCACCCTCTCCGGCGGAGAGAAGCGCCGGCTCCAGGTCGTCCGGGCCCTGCTCGGCCGCCCCCGGCTGCTGCTGCTCGACGAACCCTCCGCCGGACTGGACGTCAGCGGCCGCCGCCGGATCTGGGAACTGCTGCGCGAACTGCGGGAGCAGGACGGCACGACCGTGCTGTGGACCAGCCACTACGTCGAGGAACTGGAGCGCAACTGCGCCCGGGTGCTGATCGTCGACCGTGGCCGACTGCTGGAGCACGGCTCACCGGCGGACCTCGCCGAGCGCTTCGGCCACCAGACGGCCCTGGTGCGGCCCGTCGATCCGGAGGACTCGGCGCGCCTGGCCGGCCTGGCCGAACAGGCCGGACTCAGGGCCGTCGCCGCGGACGGCGCGGTGCGGATCACCGGGCGCGGGGTCCGCGACCTGCTGCCGGGTGTCATGGCCCGGCTCGGTTCGCCGGAGGGCCGGAGCGCCCCGGTGGAGTTCCGCACACCGTCGCTGGAAGACGCCTTCCTGGAGCTCGTGGAGAACCGCCGTGACCGTTGA
- the stsB gene encoding StsB family radical SAM/SPASM domain sactipeptide maturase has product MKLLDLWDDLLVPDDLVYFANDGDRLVTNPELAAWCILSELETRVLQALARRRPRPAPATEDTDAAERALAKLVLNWLVYLPGRRPAIREPEPPLTTVYYAITDGCNLRCPYCYASSEKALPGELDTAESLDLVDQIADMKVGHLIFTGGEPMLRKDLFQIARHARDRGLAVNMITNGTVIRRPETARQIAELFNLVTVSVDGGTAEMHERTRGKGTFARTANGLRLLNEAGVVPVINHVVTPENVDLLDRLAEFVGGLDIARVRLMNHSDLGRAATDGYDFGWGEYQKILDFMWTNPLTKNLLPEGPKASKPCSIRGNCGMGGNEIYINSLGNVYPCKLVTEKQHLAGNVRRKPLAEIFAAPVLADLRRNSVYAGENLQDCRRCYIRGACGGGCRAYHMAETGDIHRNGRHLCRILRRSMIASIWESTGVPGARLKAEQETMMTPRLVLDDSVHPVHDDWKTAERRLLPLAN; this is encoded by the coding sequence ATGAAGCTGCTGGACCTGTGGGACGACCTCCTCGTCCCCGACGACCTGGTGTACTTCGCGAACGACGGGGACCGGTTGGTCACCAACCCCGAGCTGGCGGCCTGGTGCATCCTCTCCGAGCTGGAGACCCGGGTGCTCCAGGCGCTGGCCCGCCGCCGGCCCCGGCCCGCGCCGGCCACCGAGGACACCGACGCGGCGGAACGGGCCCTGGCCAAGCTGGTGCTCAACTGGCTGGTCTACCTCCCCGGCAGACGGCCCGCGATCCGCGAGCCCGAGCCGCCGCTGACCACCGTGTACTACGCCATCACGGACGGCTGCAACCTGCGCTGCCCCTACTGCTACGCCTCCTCCGAGAAGGCGCTGCCCGGGGAGCTCGACACCGCCGAGTCGCTCGATCTGGTCGACCAGATCGCCGACATGAAGGTCGGGCACCTGATCTTCACCGGCGGCGAGCCGATGCTGCGCAAGGACCTGTTCCAGATCGCCCGCCACGCGCGGGACCGCGGGCTGGCCGTCAACATGATCACCAACGGGACGGTCATCCGCCGCCCGGAGACCGCCCGGCAGATCGCCGAGCTCTTCAACCTGGTCACCGTCAGCGTCGACGGCGGCACCGCGGAGATGCACGAACGCACCCGCGGGAAGGGCACGTTCGCCCGCACCGCCAACGGACTGCGGCTGCTGAACGAAGCCGGTGTCGTGCCGGTGATCAACCACGTGGTCACCCCGGAGAACGTCGACCTGCTCGACCGGCTCGCCGAGTTCGTCGGCGGCCTCGACATCGCCCGGGTACGGCTGATGAACCACTCCGACCTCGGCCGGGCCGCGACCGACGGCTACGACTTCGGCTGGGGCGAGTACCAGAAGATCCTCGACTTCATGTGGACCAACCCGCTCACCAAGAACCTGCTGCCGGAGGGCCCGAAGGCGAGCAAGCCCTGCTCGATCAGGGGCAACTGCGGCATGGGCGGCAACGAGATCTACATCAACTCGCTGGGCAACGTGTACCCCTGCAAGCTCGTCACCGAGAAGCAGCACCTGGCCGGCAACGTCCGCCGCAAGCCGCTCGCGGAGATCTTCGCGGCGCCCGTCCTCGCCGACCTGCGGCGCAACAGCGTCTACGCGGGCGAGAACCTCCAGGACTGCCGCCGCTGCTACATCCGGGGCGCCTGCGGCGGCGGCTGCCGCGCGTACCACATGGCGGAGACCGGGGACATCCACCGCAACGGCCGCCACCTCTGCCGGATCCTGCGCCGGTCCATGATCGCCAGCATCTGGGAGTCCACCGGCGTCCCCGGAGCACGGCTGAAGGCCGAGCAGGAAACGATGATGACCCCCCGGCTGGTCCTGGACGACTCCGTCCACCCCGTGCACGACGACTGGAAGACCGCAGAGCGCCGCCTGCTGCCGCTCGCCAACTGA
- a CDS encoding response regulator, with product MNAQPVRVVVADDQALVRTGFRLILESEGIEVVAEAEDGEQAVAAVRRTVPDVVLMDIRMPGLDGLEAARRILAADPTPQAQSPSPPPPSQPQPQRPRIIMLTTFDLDHYVYAAMAAGASGFLLKDVTPEHLAAAVRLVRTGDALLAPAITRRLVERFARPDAPSAAAPHRELGTLTPRELEVMALLARGLSNAELAARLGLSEATVKTHVARILGKLGLRDRAQVVVAAYETGLVSVGSTPQVP from the coding sequence ATGAACGCGCAGCCCGTGCGGGTGGTGGTCGCCGACGACCAGGCCCTGGTCCGCACCGGGTTCCGGCTGATCCTGGAGTCCGAGGGAATCGAGGTGGTCGCCGAGGCGGAGGACGGCGAGCAGGCCGTCGCCGCCGTCCGCCGGACGGTGCCGGACGTCGTCCTGATGGACATCCGGATGCCCGGTCTGGACGGGCTGGAGGCGGCCCGCCGGATCCTCGCCGCCGACCCGACGCCGCAGGCGCAGTCGCCGTCGCCGCCGCCGCCGTCGCAGCCGCAGCCGCAGCGGCCGCGGATCATCATGCTGACCACCTTCGACCTCGACCACTACGTCTACGCGGCGATGGCCGCCGGGGCGAGCGGCTTCCTGCTGAAGGACGTCACGCCGGAGCACCTGGCCGCCGCCGTCCGGCTGGTCCGCACCGGGGACGCGCTGCTCGCGCCCGCCATCACCCGCCGCCTGGTCGAGCGCTTCGCCCGCCCGGACGCGCCCTCGGCGGCGGCGCCGCACCGCGAGCTGGGCACGCTCACCCCGCGCGAGCTGGAGGTGATGGCGTTGCTCGCCCGCGGGCTCAGCAACGCCGAACTCGCCGCCCGGCTGGGGCTGTCCGAGGCGACCGTGAAGACGCACGTGGCCCGGATCCTCGGCAAGCTGGGCCTGCGGGACCGGGCCCAGGTGGTGGTCGCGGCGTACGAGACCGGGCTGGTCAGCGTGGGGTCCACCCCTCAGGTGCCGTGA